The Deinococcus hopiensis KR-140 genome has a window encoding:
- a CDS encoding MerR family transcriptional regulator: protein MHYAELGLLAPDQVTASGRALYGPYALRLLRDVLDLRALGVPLDEARDMVALRRATHGVDGTYRRDWTRADIPLSDEQLRIIHARLRLLNAAYARQADGLARFDRWLTKRFTGGEVEPLKVED from the coding sequence ATGCACTACGCCGAACTCGGGCTGCTGGCCCCCGATCAGGTCACGGCCTCGGGGCGGGCGCTGTACGGGCCCTACGCCCTGCGGCTGCTGCGCGACGTGCTGGACCTGAGGGCGTTGGGCGTGCCCCTGGACGAGGCCCGCGACATGGTGGCCCTGCGCCGCGCGACGCACGGGGTGGACGGCACCTACCGCCGTGACTGGACCCGCGCCGACATCCCCCTCTCGGACGAGCAGCTGCGGATCATCCACGCCCGGCTGCGGCTGCTGAACGCCGCTTATGCCCGGCAGGCCGACGGTCTGGCCCGCTTTGACCGCTGGCTGACCAAGCGCTTCACGGGCGGCGAGGTGGAGCCGCTGAAGGTGGAGGACTGA
- a CDS encoding NADPH:quinone oxidoreductase family protein yields MRALVCTAFDQPETLTVQTLPDPAPGPGEVVIDVEAAGVNYPDALMVMGQYQVRPPLPFTPGAEAAGVISAVGEGVAHLQPGQRVAAFTGTGAFAERLLAPVSAVMPLPEGFPLDVAAGLPLAYGTSMHALADRAQLREGETLLVLGASGGVGLAAVMIGKALGARVIAAASTEEKLDLCREHGADETLNYAGENLRERVKALTGGAGPDVIFDPVGGELAEPAFRSIGWGGRYLVVGFAGGEIPKLPLNLPLLKGASLMGVFWGEFARRDPKGNARNLVRLAGWVGDGTLRPLVSERYPLERAPEALRALLDRRVVGKVVVTP; encoded by the coding sequence ATGCGTGCCCTCGTCTGTACCGCCTTCGATCAACCCGAAACCCTGACCGTCCAGACCCTGCCCGATCCTGCTCCCGGCCCCGGCGAGGTGGTGATCGACGTGGAGGCGGCGGGCGTGAATTACCCCGACGCCCTGATGGTGATGGGCCAGTACCAGGTGCGGCCTCCCCTGCCCTTCACGCCCGGCGCGGAAGCCGCCGGGGTGATCTCGGCGGTGGGGGAAGGCGTGGCGCACTTGCAGCCGGGGCAGCGCGTGGCCGCCTTTACCGGCACCGGCGCCTTTGCCGAGCGCCTGCTCGCGCCCGTATCCGCCGTCATGCCGCTGCCGGAGGGCTTTCCCTTGGACGTGGCTGCCGGACTGCCGCTCGCATACGGCACCTCCATGCACGCCCTGGCAGACCGGGCGCAGTTACGCGAGGGTGAAACGCTGCTCGTGCTGGGCGCGTCGGGCGGCGTGGGGCTGGCCGCCGTCATGATCGGCAAGGCGCTGGGCGCGCGGGTGATCGCGGCGGCGAGTACGGAAGAAAAGCTGGACCTGTGCCGCGAACATGGGGCCGACGAGACGTTGAATTACGCCGGAGAGAACCTGCGCGAGCGGGTCAAGGCGCTGACGGGCGGCGCAGGCCCGGACGTCATTTTCGATCCGGTGGGAGGCGAGCTGGCCGAGCCTGCCTTCCGGTCTATCGGCTGGGGTGGACGCTACCTGGTGGTGGGCTTTGCGGGTGGCGAGATTCCCAAATTGCCGCTGAACCTGCCGCTGCTTAAGGGCGCGTCGCTGATGGGGGTGTTCTGGGGTGAGTTTGCCCGGCGCGATCCGAAGGGCAATGCCCGCAACCTCGTGCGGCTGGCGGGCTGGGTGGGAGACGGCACGCTGCGGCCCCTCGTCAGCGAGCGCTATCCGCTGGAGCGTGCGCCTGAGGCCCTGCGCGCCCTGCTGGACCGCCGGGTGGTGGGGAAAGTCGTGGTCACGCCTTGA